Proteins from a genomic interval of Oncorhynchus clarkii lewisi isolate Uvic-CL-2024 chromosome 15, UVic_Ocla_1.0, whole genome shotgun sequence:
- the LOC139367153 gene encoding chondroitin sulfate glucuronyltransferase: protein MRLSSFLAVFRPALPLILGLSLGCSLSLLMVSWTQGDTDDSCGDELGNGGLFLGSNRGDPPEDQRGGPGNEDFQPRIVPYHKDPNKPHKKVLRTRYIHTELGIRERLLVGVLTSRATLNTLAVAVNRTVAHHFHRTFFFTGLRSPKVPHGMAVVAHGDDRPVWLMYETVRHLHQHYGLDYDWFFLAQDDTYMQAERLAELVGHLSAGQDLYMGRAEEFIGGEERARYCHGGYGYLLSRSLLARLQPHLDTCRNDILSVRPDEWLGRCIIDYLGLSCVEVHQEMTYRYFELGKNADPDREDRAQFKNAFTVHPVSEPSLMYRLHKRFSQIELDWTYLQIQQLQVQINNLSELTPEGKSGATWPIGVNPPFRPKTRFEVINWEYFTEEHIYSCPDSSPKCELRGADRADVSAVLETAVERLNERYQPQLRFRKRHLLNGYRRFDPTRGMEYVLDLALEAFTQKGHNQVIAKRVSLLRPLSTIEIIPMPYVTEATRVQVILPVTANEQDYVSNFLDMYVMNTLDTHDNVLLTFLFVYDPFDAQRISQADVFAGIKAMIGEVEKRYGDVKIPWISVKTEVPSQVKLMDIISKKHPVDTLFFLASVWTEVNADFLNRCRMNAISNWQVFFPIHFQEFSPAIVYRDQQPSAASSFTAEALRDGRFDRHVFEEACFYNADYMAARTKMAADILDNDELLESMDVYEIFVRYSGLHVFRAVEPALVQKYVRRACNPRFSEDIYHRCVLSNLEGLASRSHLAMALFEQEQANST from the exons ATGCGTCTCTCCTCCTTCCTGGCCGTGTTCAGGCCTGCTCTTCCCCTTATCCTGGGGCTCTCTTTAGGATGCAGCCTGAGCCTGCTGATGGTCTCCTGGACCCAGGGAGACACAGATGACTCATGTGGAGATGAACTGGGCAATGGGGGTCTCTTCCTGGGCAGCAATAGGGGAGACCCCCCAGAGGACCAGAGAGGTGGTCCTGGGAATGAGGACTTCCAGCCCCGCATCGTACCATACCACAAGGACCCCAACAAACCACACAAGAAGGTCCTCAG GACTCGCTACATCCACACTGAACTGGGCATCCGAGAACGCCTCCTGGTGGGTGTGCTGACCTCGCGGGCCACTCTTAACACGCTGGCCGTGGCAGTGAACCGCACCGTGGCCCACCATTTCCATCGCACCTTCTTCTTCACGGGCCTGCGCAGCCCCAAGGTCCCCCACGGCATGGCGGTGGTGGCCCACGGCGACGACCGGCCCGTGTGGCTGATGTACGAGACGGTGCGCCACTTGCACCAGCACTACGGCTTGGACTACGACTGGTTCTTCCTGGCCCAGGACGACACCTACATGCAGGCCGAGAGGCTAGCCGAGCTGGTGGGCCACCTCAGCGCCGGTCAGGACCTCTACATGGGCCGGGCTGAGGAGTTCATCGGTGGGGAGGAGAGGGCCAGGTACTGCCACGGGGGTTACGGCTACCTGCTCTCCCGGAGCTTGCTGGCACGCCTGCAGCCCCACCTGGACACCTGCCGCAATGACATCCTCAGCGTGAGGCCTGACGAGTGGCTGGGCCGCTGCATCATCGACTACCTGGGTCTGAGCTGTGTAGAGGTGCACCAG GAGATGACGTATCGCTACTTTGAGCTGGGGAAGAATGCAGACCCAGACCGAGAGGACAGAGCCCAGTTTAAGAATGCCTTCACGGTCCACCCTGTGTCAGAACCCAGCCTCATGTACCGCCTGCACAAACGCTTCAGCCAGATCGAACTGGACTGGACCTACCTACAGATACAGCAGCTGCAG GTCCAGATCAACAACCTGAGTGAGCTGACACCAGAGGGGAAGTCGGGGGCCACCTGGCCCATCGGGGTCAACCCCCCTTTCAGGCCCAAAACGCGATTCGAGGTCATAAACTGGGAGTACTTCACAGAGGAACACATTTACTCATGCCCTGACAGCTCCCCCAAGTGTGAGCTGCGTGGCGCAGACCGGGCCGACGTGAGCGCCGTGCTGGAGACGGCCGTGGAGCGCCTCAACGAGCGTTATCAGCCCCAGCTGCGCTTCAGGAAACGGCATCTGCTCAACGGCTACCGGCGCTTCGACCCCACTCGAGGTATGGAGTACGTGCTGGACCTGGCCCTGGAGGCTTTCACCCAGAAGGGTCACAACCAGGTCATCGCCAAGCGGGTCAGCCTGCTCCGCCCTCTCAGCACCATCGAGATCATCCCCATGCCCTACGTGACGGAGGCCACCCGGGTGCAGGTTATCCTGCCAGTCACAGCCAACGAGCAGGACTATGTGAGCAACTTCCTGGACATGTACGTGATGAACACTCTGGACACGCATGACAACGTCCTGCTCACCTTCCTGTTTGTCTACGACCCCTTCGACGCCCAACGGATCAGTCAGGCTGACGTGTTCGCCGGCATCAAGGCCATGATTGGCGAGGTGGAGAAGCGCTACGGTGACGTGAAGATCCCCTGGATCAGCGTGAAGACGGAGGTGCCGTCGCAAGTCAAGCTGATGGACATCATCTCCAAGAAGCACCCGGTGGATACGCTCTTCTTCCTGGCCTCGGTGTGGACCGAGGTCAACGCTGACTTCCTCAATCGCTGCCGCATGAACGCCATCAGCAACTGGCAGGTGTTCTTCCCCATCCACTTCCAGGAATTCAGCCCGGCTATCGTGTACCGTGACCAGCAGCCCTCAGCCGCCTCCTCCTTCACCGCCGAGGCGCTGCGTGATGGACGCTTCGACCGCCACGTCTTCGAAGAGGCCTGCTTCTACAACGCCGACTACATGGCGGCGCGCACCAAGATGGCCGCCGACATCCTAGACAACGATGAGCTGCTGGAGAGCATGGACGTGTACGAGATCTTTGTGCGCTACTCGGGCTTGCACGTGTTCCGGGCGGTGGAGCCAGCGCTAGTGCAGAAGTATGTGCGGCGGGCGTGCAACCCGCGCTTCAGCGAGGACATCTACCACCGCTGTGTGCTCAGTAACCTGGAGGGCCTGGCCTCGCGATCCCACCTGGCCATGGCCCTTTTTGAGCAGGAACAGGCCAACAGCACCTAG